CTAGTTTCAAATACAAGCAACAAATTACAAATGCTCTAGTCTTTGTCAATGGAGGAAGATGTGGATTAGAAATTTAAATCTAACCCCCAAAGAAACTCATCCAGTGCAGACTCCAATTAAACTACTTAAATCATACCAGTAATCATCTTGGTTGCAAACATATGGCAATCTTTGCAGTATGTCGATTAACTATATCCATTATGACATGAACACAGTTCCACAACTACAGGTTCTGCTCTGCTTTCCAGGTACTATCATTCTCTCATTCTTGCTGTTGCTGCCTTAGGTGCACTAATGACTCTTGGTGCCCACGTCAGAGTCCATTGGATCAACCCCTGGCACTGCACCACCAGCATCCATGGGAGCAACTGCTGCCTCCTCTCCTGACACTACCCCTGGCATTTCACCTCCAGCATCCATGGGAGCAATTGCTGCCTCCTCTCCTGACACTACCATTGGCACTGCACCTCCAGCATCCATGGGAGCAATTTCTGCCTCTTCTCCAGACACTAGCACACATCCAGCATTTGCAGGCCGAGCATCCATCTCCTCAACCAAAAGTACACCTTGAGTTTCTGTTTTCTTCCTTGATGCCAGATCCTCACCCTTTTCAGGCCTCCCTTCAGTCAAGTCCCTAGATACCTCTACTGCAGTTTCCACAGACACAGTTTCAAAAGGCCTGACCTTTCTTGGCCTTCCAGGCCCTCTTTTGATCCCCGTCGATGCAGTAAGCCCGGTTTCTGTAGACCTCCCTGCTGATGGATTCTCCTTTCTTGGCCTTCCAGGCCCTCTCTTGATCCCCATCGATGCAGTAAGCCCGGTTTCTGTAGACCTCCCTGCTGTTGGATTCTCCTTTCTTGGCCTCCCCCGCCCCCTCTTGACCACCAATGTAGCATCTCCTGTTTCAGCAGTTTCAGTTTCCAATGGCCTCTTTCTAGGTCGCCCGCGACCTCTCTTCTCCGTCAAAGAAGTGCCAAAGGGTTGCAAACTCATAGCTTCAACTTCATTTTGCACAGTCTCAGCTTGGCTCGCAGCTTGTGCTAATAGTGGCAGCGCTTCATGTCGACCCTCAGCCATCTGTGCAGCTTTCAATTGCCCACTTTCCAATGTCTTCTCCTTTCTTGGTCTTCCAGGCCTTCTCTTAGTCAATGGAGCATCTGCAGATTGCACAGCTTCAGGTTGCATCTTCTCCTTAGGAGGACGGCCACGCTTTCTCTTCCCAGCAACCACAACCTTAGGAGGGCGCCCTCGTCCCCTCTTTGCACCAACTACACTGTCACTACTCACAGATACTACTCCCAGCAGCGGCGAAGCAACAGGGTAGGAATTCTTGCGCGGGCGTCCACGCCCCCGCTTGACCCCATATGGAGGGGGCTGAACAATCGCTCTCGGCAGCAGCAAAGAAGAGGAAACTACCATGGCAAGGGCGTTCTTCCGTGGGCGTCCACGCCCCCGCTTGACCCCAGATGGAGTTGGTGCAGCAGTTGCTCCTGGCAGCGGCGAAGTAGAGGAAGCCACCAGGACAAAAGCGTTCTTCCGTGGGCGTCCACGCCCACTCTTGATCCCAGATGGAGGCGGCAGAGCAATCGCTCCCGGCAGCGGCAAAGCAGAGGAAGACACCGGCACAATGGCATTCTTCCGTGGGCGTCCACGACCCCGCTTGACCCCAGATGGAGGCAGCGGAGCAGTCGGTCCCGGCAGCGGCGAAGCAAAGGAAGCCACCGGGACAAGGGCGTTCTTCCGTGGGCGTCCACGCCCCCGCTTGGCTCCAGATGGAGGCGGAGCAGCAATGGCTCCCAGCAGCGGCGAAGCAGAGAAAGCCACCGGGACAAGGGCGTTCTTGCGTGGGCGTCCACGCCCCCGTTTGACCCCAGATGAGGACGGCGCAGCAATTGCTCCCAGCAGTGTGAAAGCAGATGAAGCCACCGGGACAAGAGCGTTCTTCCGGGGGCGTCC
The genomic region above belongs to Panicum hallii strain FIL2 chromosome 4, PHallii_v3.1, whole genome shotgun sequence and contains:
- the LOC112889391 gene encoding origin recognition complex subunit 4-like isoform X1; translated protein: MVVAVASPSSAAPSAGRPHPTYKEMVVQALTELRDPGGSSRRAIAKYIADHFSGLHSSHEALLSVHLRRLRSQGQLRLVSGNYFLSTEAPPPQPRRSPGRPPKQKRGRGRPRKNADLATSAPIPNLQGPKRGPGRPRKNALVPVASSAFTLLGAIAAPSSSGVKRGRGRPRKNALVPVAFSASPLLGAIAAPPPSGAKRGRGRPRKNALVPVASFASPLPGPTAPLPPSGVKRGRGRPRKNAIVPVSSSALPLPGAIALPPPSGIKSGRGRPRKNAFVLVASSTSPLPGATAAPTPSGVKRGRGRPRKNALAMVVSSSLLLPRAIVQPPPYGVKRGRGRPRKNSYPVASPLLGVVSVSSDSVVGAKRGRGRPPKVVVAGKRKRGRPPKEKMQPEAVQSADAPLTKRRPGRPRKEKTLESGQLKAAQMAEGRHEALPLLAQAASQAETVQNEVEAMSLQPFGTSLTEKRGRGRPRKRPLETETAETGDATLVVKRGRGRPRKENPTAGRSTETGLTASMGIKRGPGRPRKENPSAGRSTETGLTASTGIKRGPGRPRKVRPFETVSVETAVEVSRDLTEGRPEKGEDLASRKKTETQGVLLVEEMDARPANAGCVLVSGEEAEIAPMDAGGAVPMVVSGEEAAIAPMDAGGEMPGVVSGEEAAVAPMDAGGAVPGVDPMDSDVGTKSH
- the LOC112889391 gene encoding origin recognition complex subunit 4-like isoform X2 encodes the protein MVVAVASPSSAAPSAGRPHPTYKEMVVQALTELRDPGGSSRRAIAKYIADHFSGLHSSHEALLSVHLRRLRSQGQLRLVSGNYFLSTEAPPPQPRRSPGRPPKQKRGRGRPRKNADLATSAPIPNLQGPKRGPGRPRKNALVPVASSAFTLLGAIAAPSSSGVKRGRGRPRKNALVPVAFSASPLLGAIAAPPPSGAKRGRGRPRKNALVPVASFASPLPGPTAPLPPSGVKRGRGRPRKNAIVPVSSSALPLPGAIALPPPSGIKSGRGRPRKNAFVLVASSTSPLPGATAAPTPSGVKRGRGRPRKNALAMVVSSSLLLPRAIVQPPPYGVKRGRGRPRKNSYPVASPLLGVVSVSSDSVVGAKRGRGRPPKVVVAGKRKRGRPPKEKMQPEAVQSADAPLTKRRPGRPRKEKTLESGQLKAAQMAEGRHEALPLLAQAASQAETVQNEVEAMSLQPFGTSLTEKRGRGRPRKRPLETETAETGDATLVVKRGRGRPRKENPTAGRSTETGLTASTGIKRGPGRPRKVRPFETVSVETAVEVSRDLTEGRPEKGEDLASRKKTETQGVLLVEEMDARPANAGCVLVSGEEAEIAPMDAGGAVPMVVSGEEAAIAPMDAGGEMPGVVSGEEAAVAPMDAGGAVPGVDPMDSDVGTKSH
- the LOC112889391 gene encoding origin recognition complex subunit 4-like isoform X3, which gives rise to MVVAVASPSSAAPSAGRPHPTYKEMVVQALTELRDPGGSSRRAIAKYIADHFSGLHSSHEALLSVHLRRLRSQGQLRLVSGNYFLSTEAPPPQPRRSPGRPPKQKRGRGRPRKNADLATSAPIPNLQGPKRGPGRPRKNALVPVASSAFTLLGAIAAPSSSGVKRGRGRPRKNALVPVAFSASPLLGAIAAPPPSGAKRGRGRPRKNALVPVASFASPLPGPTAPLPPSGVKRGRGRPRKNAIVPVSSSALPLPGAIALPPPSGIKSGRGRPRKNAFVLVASSTSPLPGATAAPTPSGVKRGRGRPRKNALAMVVSSSLLLPRAIVQPPPYGVKRGRGRPRKNSYPVASPLLGVVSVSSDSVVGAKRGRGRPPKVVVAGKRKRGRPPKEKMQPEAVQSADAPLTKRRPGRPRKEKTLESGQLKAAQMAEGRHEALPLLAQAASQAETVQNEVEAMSLQPFGTSLTEKRGRGRPRKRPLETETAETGDATLVVKRGRGRPRKENPTAGRSTETGLTASMGIKRGPGRPRKVRPFETVSVETAVEVSRDLTEGRPEKGEDLASRKKTETQGVLLVEEMDARPANAGCVLVSGEEAEIAPMDAGGAVPMVVSGEEAAIAPMDAGGEMPGVVSGEEAAVAPMDAGGAVPGVDPMDSDVGTKSH